The stretch of DNA agcaacaattttaacaaaaaaaaatattagagttaccaattggacctgaattttaaaatttgaaaagtaaagaggttaaattcctaatttttaaaaagtatagggacttgtggcatattttaacttttttaatgttttaaataaatttttttaacattaatcttattataggttattattatatctgttattttttatacaatgtctaAAACTACTCATAACCCCTCTCAACTCACATCCTCCTGTATTAACAACAACGCCGATGTTAATCGAGATAAGACTAAATCGACAcgttttatacaattttttaaaagtaaataaaaaatatgaaagtgtatatTGCGTAGCTAATTATAAAAATTAGGTTAAGAATTAAGCGTGATATGaacaccaaataaaaaataattaaaataatagtatatagaTTGGTGGCCAATTACGTAATCTTATGGTTAGGTCGCCATTATCACCTTTCATATATAGTTTTTCTTTGGTAACTTTTCTTCTCCCCTGGTTCGTTTCCAAAGCCCTCCTTCCGACCCTGTTAACACCGCTTCTTGTTCCAAACCTCCGTGGATCGAGTGGATCCACCTCTCTTTTGTTCCGTTCCTCCTCCACCACGGCGAACTCTGACACCTCTTAACCCTTCAGCCgccaatatattattattaattttggttaatAAACTAATCACATTTGAACtaattaatcaataattaaagttttaataaaAAAGTCAATCAATACTCGATCAATTGATTATTAATCTGATTCAATCAAACCCATGCATTAATTATAAatctaataaaaagaaaattttgagggCTAAACAATAGGAAAGAAATGAGGTTTACTATTTACTAATACCAACTACAACGAAAGCCATAGTTTATGACATTATCTAGTACCCAAATCCCAAGTGAGATTTAGTCAAAATGAAAGATATGGTACATGAATAAGAAGTTTGATGTGAAATATAACTTGAATATGATACATGAATAAGAAGTTTTCATGAgtgatatgattttaaaaaattatttagctTCGTTTAGTTGGTTTAAATACTTTATTTTGTCGGTTGAATCTTAATTCAATTGGcatgaatattattgtcaatgtaagaGGATCTAGATTCAAGAGCGTTAACGCGTTATTCTTTTAATTATAGATTGGTGAGagactatgggtagttctagacattgtatcaaaaaaagcaaatataatcaTCTATTTCGTGaactaatttttcaatttatatatttttttttgtgtttttttagattatatatcgaattcaagtttaaggactaaattgaaaatttgtcaAATTTCAAAACTAATGTACACAACAAAATTTAGAgactaaaattgaaaattctGGCAGGCtttatccgtaaaaaaaaaaaaagtcgattcaaagtttaaacaatGGCTTAGATGCCCATTTGGTTTGACATTTTAGATCATAGTTTCCAAGTATACGACCCAAAAACCtttactaaattatataaaaaaagacCCTTCAATGGAAACATGGATGGAATTTGAGATAAAGAACCATACCCATACACTAAACCAGAAGCTAAATTTCTTTAATACACTCAAACAAGCTCTtatgatcccttacaaatctccCAACATCATCGTACTATGTTTTTTGGTCTCCATACCCCTATGTTTCACCTTGTTTTTCCATGAAATGATGCTCCAACAAACAATCATTGCAGCCATGGATATGCTGAGAGAACCCAATGCCAAAACAATGGCAAATAGTTTCTTTTATAAACTGATCCAACTCGCTCTCCTCCGGCTACTTCCGCTTCATCTATCGGAGCTCTGCGTCGCGGTGGTTACTATTGACTCGGTATCGAGAAAGGAAAAATCAGAGATGGTACGAAGACTTGTAGACAAAGAAAGGTGGAGAGGAATCCTTGTTACTTCAATGTATGTTCAGTTCGTTTCGAATGGGTTTTTACTCGGTTCGACATGGTTGATGATGAACTATTATGTTATTGTGAGGAGCTTTTGTTATAATGTGTTCACTGCGGCATTTCTTCGAATATGTGGTGTGGGTTTGGTAGTGAAATTTTTAGAATGGATGGTTATGTGGAATATGAGTATCGTGATCTCGACGTCGGAGGAGGTACATGGAGTGGATGCTCTAGGACTCTCGGCTTATCTTTGCCGAGGCAAAGAAAGACGAGGGTTCTGGTTGACGTTCGTATTCTTTGTGTCGAGAATCGGGTTACGGTTTGTATGTTTTAACAACGGAAGCTATGGAAAAAGGTGGTGGATGATTTTAGGGGTTAGCTTGATTTGTCTGGGGAAGGTGATAAAATGGGTGGTTTGTGTGATGTATTTCTATCATTGCAAAGAAGGGAGGCTAGAACGGGTTGATGTGGAAGTAGGAGAACTTGTGATAAATTGTAAATCCGAGACTTAGTTGATTCATGCAATCACTTATAAAAAGTAATATTCAATAAATATAAATTCGAATCTcaatatacataattttttttttatttctatactTCGTATATGAAAATAATCATGTTCAATAAAAGCAAAGTTAAGTATTTTTGTAAGAAGAGCCGAGATAAAACTATAAAATGTTGGAAGGGCCAgaactaaaaattatattaaaaaagacttaatttgtgaattattaattattaaaagaaccaaaggtataatctttttatttgattaaagataaaaaaatgacttaaatcaatagttttactTTTTGAAGGgacttgaataaaatttctcatttagTTAAGAGGGCCAAGACCCGGCTTGCCCCTCTAGTTACGTCTTTTGTTCAACATTCGAGTCCAACATATTTTCAAACATGGATAAGTTCGTTAAGTTTGCTATTTTCAAAACTTAATGCGTCAAACATATTATCGCAGACGTAATGCTATATAAGCTTGTTATCTCCacatattattttaacaaaaaagtcATTTAAATGATTCAACAACTATCGTttacatcaagactaaaatttcaaaattcaaaaaatccaGATAGAGGCCGTGGACTAAATCTCTAACTTCATGCATAGTATATGACTACTAGTAGAATTTAACCAATCATATTTAACAACTGCGATTTGGTCAATAataagttttcaaaatttgaaaagcataaggactaaattgatcaaattaaactATAGATACTAAATCCACAAATTATCAGAAGataaaccatcaaaataataGAGTAATGCGAATTTACTCCAAATAAAAaagtagagactaaattgaataaatatgtaaaaattaagagctaaatttattattattttttttgtatataaaacaccaaaataagcATTAATCCGAACCCGAACCAAATTGTGTGGTTTGGGTGATAACACTAACTCGAAACTTAACCAAACAATACAAAATCCAAATCGAATTAAATACATTGGTTCGAATTAGTTTTTCGATTTACTCAGTTTCTTTGCTCAGCTCTAGTATAGGGACTACTATtgtatttttacccaaaattgtctatttgattttggttaaaatattcCATAAGTCCTtgcatttttcataaatttagaatttagtatttgtacttttatttataGGAATGCAATCATTCTATTCTTTAGATTTCAAATTTGttagcattgttaaatttattttgctaaattcaagtttattataatgtcatttttttagttacatggcgATCCAGtgagtatattttatttttattgtaaaatgccaacccaataaatttaacaaagaaAAGTTAACAACGTTAACAATTAAACCTacaattttaaatctaaaaagtaattaaattcctgaaaataaaaatataaggactaaatttcaaatttacgaaGATTATAGGGACTTGAACTTAacatcatctttttaattatatTGCTACCAATTGAacgttttttatttcaaaatgtcacccaacaaatttaacaatgttaacgattcgacatgaattttaaaattaaaaaaagtagaaaaactaaattcttaaaaataaaaatataaaaactaaattataaatttgtgaAGATTACATGTATCTATTGAGTTTTTCATTTTACTATATGGGAAAtgtatagtatatatatacaaaaaaaagtaaaaatacgTAAATGACCTGCAAAGCTGAAAAGAGTGGGAAAATCGGAGTATCCACGGAAAAAAAGGTACAAaggggggattttttttttttttgtagcgTCTATGTTAGGTTGATTTTTGATTTTGCATGGAAGCAAAGAAGAGGAAACTAGACCTTGATTGGAACAAGTTACTCTCTAAAGACGTAGCGGATGAAGAGCCACCGCCGCCGTTAGTGGTTATCAAGGCTGAGCCACATCCACCACCGAGGAAATCGGACACAATGGGCGGCGGCGATGATCAAGGGAAAGAGGAATTTTGGGAGAGTTTGCCTGATGATAAGCTGGAAGAGAAGATTCTACGGCAGCAAAGGAATCTGGAATGCCTTGGCTCTAAATTACCGGATAAAGGGAAGAAGATTAGCGATCAGCTTCGGCTTCTCGAGGAGGAGAAAAGACGGAGAACGGTTTCGCGAGCGAAAATGGTTTGTTCTTTGACTAGAATTTGGTGTTTCAGTGAAAACAATAGGGAAGAACGAAATTAGGGAAAGTTGCATGATGGGTTATTTGGGAAATGAACTTTTTTTTGGGTACTAATTTAACTAATTAGTGAGTTTGGATTTACATTTTCTAAAATTAGGGTAAAGAGACAATGGTTGTGtttttaaagtaattttcctCCTTTTGCTATAGGTGTTTTACTAGTATACTTGATAAATTATTGCTTGCATTGTTGCTTGTCAAGTATTAGTTATTTAGAAGGAAAGAGGGCATTCCTTTTTTGTGGTAATAAAATTGGGGTGGTTGTTTCACATTTCAGAATAAGATGACCCTTTTACTAAGTAAAACATTGATTGTTTGCATTGTTTTTTTGTTGGACAGAATGCTGATGAATGTGAGAAGCCCGGGCAATCTCCGAGCTCAGATCTTGTTGGTAaggttttgaataatttgagttttttttagtcTTTAGTGAACTTTGGTTTCCAAGTAGCCCGGAAATTTTGTTGATTCTGAGATTCTACTGTGGTAGTGTTGTTTATACTTAACACTTGGCTATTGATATGTTACAGAATTCAGCTTGAAATGGTTCATTTCTGTTATGTAACTAAATGTGAGATAATGTGGCATAAGTGATGATGCTGGTAATCTTAGATGGGATGAACCTTTGTTGTTGTGCTCCACTGCATTGAAATAGAGCTAATGGCTTATGACACAGAAGGGTGTAACGTGAGATAATGTGGCATAATGGCCAAAGCTTTCCTGCTCTGGTTTGTGGGGAAAAGTGTATTTTTATTTAAGACCATATTGATCAAATAGCCTGAATTTGGTTGTAACAGATGAATTTCTCTCTCTCCCCTCCCCTCCCCCTTTTGTAGATGATTGAATTAGAGTGAAATCAACCTTGTATGGtggattatattatgttattttccTCCTTTCTCAGTATGGTTACCATGATGATGGTAATATTCTATTGCTCCAGCCATTATTAGTACTTAGAGCTTTGACTGTTTCAAGCTCAAGATATGCTATCTTTTAAGGATTAGTGTAGTGATGACTTACGTGCATAAGCAGGACAATTTCTTTGTAACTTTAGAATTCTGGTTTTTGAAATCTATTTAAGGACGTTAAATATTTCCTGCAGGTTCTTCTAATGGCTTTGAACATCAGAGTAAATCACAACAAGCTTTCTCACAATCTGCATTTGGTGCTAGTTTTTGTAAAAAGTTGGAAGAAAATGTAAACTGCTGCTACTCAATTGAAATATTACTCTTTTATTAGCATTGTTCAGTGCAAAATGCTGTTTCTTCTAGATGTTTCTAAGTTAAATGATAGATTGCAGGATAGGAATTCGTAATTGAATGTGACCAGGGAACATACTTGCTTTTGTACTTTATGTTACAGACAGATTCTAGGTCACTCAACACATTTGAGAAAAGTTTATCAGTTTTGAATCGTTGTGACTACCAAAAAATGAGATGCAACGGGGAGTTTTCACAGAGTGAAAGGGTGAAAGTTCGAAGATCACCAAGACGGATGAATTCACAACACCAAATGAAGCCTTCTTTTGGTGATCAAAAGGGTAGGACAGCTACATTATCTTCTCTTTTTAACACGGATGACAACTTGACAAGCATTGCAAAGTAAGCAATTTTACGTTCCATAAGTGATCTttttccttctcctcctcctGTGTGCTTGTGCACTTGTGTTTCCTTTCTCATATTGGATGTAATTGGAAATATCTGGTGAACAATTTTTCTGATATCTTGCAGCTctcttcctctctctctctccgACATTTTAGTTTTGACTGTCTGTTGTCCATTAAAGATATTCTTTTTAATGTTCGACATATTTTTGGTATTTGATCTGATTGTTTTCAGTTAACTTGAGTAGTTCAATTATTGCCTTGCCTGCATGTTGAATTTCCCCATTCCTTTTGTGTAGGAAGGATGCTATTCAAGTCCAACCATCAAATTATTCAAAGTGTAGGCAGgtacgcatacttctctttcttCTATTACTGTCATGATTATCTAATGTTGAACACCTGCCCAGTTTGTGAATGTCACTATTGATGCAGGAGTAGTTTAGGTTCAGAGTTTAAGGTAAATGTAATAATGTGTTACTGCGGTGGTGCAGATAATATCAATGTAGTTTGGGAATGTTTAGGAAATCATAGGTTATTGTAATGCTTTCTTTGTCGTTCAATAACATTAAGAGCTACCACAGATTCTTGGTTTCGTTTTTAGTTCCTATCCTATATGATCTAAttctaattttagtgatttttcaagtCACATTCTAGGAATTGTCAATCTTGTCTTGATTTACCATTCAAGAGGCCTGGCTTCTGTATTGATGGAAGGGCATGTGTCTCCATTTCTGTGTTATTGACTTGTCTTATTCTGAGCAATTTAAAAGTCTATCGAAAGAATAAAAAGGCTTCTGGGTGGACATTAGAATATGCTAAAATGCTTTTTATGCTTCGAGATTGATTTTATGTACCATATTGTgatcattcttttttcttttctttcttcgtTTGTTTGTTTGGTCTTTAGAGTTGAAAATTGATCCCTTCCAATGAACTTATTAGTTATTCACTTTGTTGAATATTCTCTAACCGAGACACTTAAATTCTGAAAAATTCTTCATATAGGCCCTCTGTGAAACTCATATAAGTTGGTTACTTTGGTGATTTTGGGATTTGGGTGAAAGGACAGTTTTGCATGATTGTAGGTGTCTTGACTATCTTTCTAAATTCAAAATCTTAAAAGTGAAAGAATGTGGAATTTGTCCTGCCATGTAAATATAGGTTTTGTCATCAGTTGTCCGTGTACCTTTTTGCCATGCAGTGATGAAAATTCCTGCTGCCACTGTAATTAGGTTTTTGTCTTCATTTATTGACTGGTTCAATGGTATATAACTGAAACAGGGCCAGACTGTTGTTATTGTAGATGAGGAAGAACCACAGTTAGTAATGACAACAGAGCTTGAAGTTGAACTTCCAAATTGGTTAGTGGAACTTCCAATATGTTCttttcttcccattatataataGCTTATCATTATTTGGTTGCTTCCAGCCACATCTgatcattttgaaatttttcagcaAAAAGGATGCTAGGATCTATTATCCATCAAGGTTtgtgatttttcctttttttggtgAGAATGGATTATTTCTGCAGACAATTTTAGCAGAATGTAATTGGTCTATCATATCTTTTTTGCCTTGTCTATGGATACAGGGATGATCCAGAATCTGTTGAAATTTGTTTTGGTGATATTGACAGCCTTGCTCCTGAAACCTTCTTGACATctcaaattatgaatttctaCATCCGGTAAGTGTTTAAGTGATTACAAATAAATCTTTTTTTCCTCGTATGACAAGCTTCTCAACTTGCATGGAGTGACTGTTGAGTGTGTAAGGTTGGTCCCCATTGGGTCATTTTGAATTCTAATCAGCTTtggtttcaattttttattttatcctgGATTTTGTTAGATCCAATTTGAGTCTTGACGTTTTGaatttatggatagaagataaaTTTGGTTGGACTATTCAAGTAAAAGTAGATTTGGTTTCAAGTGGGTTGGGCAGTTGCAGTGTTGTCAAGGTGTGCACCTAGGCGCATCTATGCCTTGCACCTTAGTGCTAGATAACAAAAGCTCAATTTTAAAGTTGTAGCTTATTGAAGCAATGTTTATGCTGGGAAACTAATGGTTTCCTCTACTATTGATATTGTGCCTTTGAATGCTCTGTGAAATGAGCATAAAAAACTGTCTGCTTGAGTTTTGAAATTTGATACTTTGTCTGACATCTTTCTTTTGGTTGCATGGAAAGCccaattttgttaaaatttcattgttagggaaaataagtttaaatgcttaatttagttagaaaattttgttgaataGCTGCTACATGatcaatatataaatttttttgctAGATAATAGATCATGCTATATGCCGCACTGTACTT from Gossypium hirsutum isolate 1008001.06 chromosome D04, Gossypium_hirsutum_v2.1, whole genome shotgun sequence encodes:
- the LOC107898030 gene encoding uncharacterized protein, yielding METWMEFEIKNHTHTLNQKLNFFNTLKQALMIPYKSPNIIVLCFLVSIPLCFTLFFHEMMLQQTIIAAMDMLREPNAKTMANSFFYKLIQLALLRLLPLHLSELCVAVVTIDSVSRKEKSEMVRRLVDKERWRGILVTSMYVQFVSNGFLLGSTWLMMNYYVIVRSFCYNVFTAAFLRICGVGLVVKFLEWMVMWNMSIVISTSEEVHGVDALGLSAYLCRGKERRGFWLTFVFFVSRIGLRFVCFNNGSYGKRWWMILGVSLICLGKVIKWVVCVMYFYHCKEGRLERVDVEVGELVINCKSET
- the LOC107898669 gene encoding ubiquitin-like-specific protease 1D encodes the protein MEAKKRKLDLDWNKLLSKDVADEEPPPPLVVIKAEPHPPPRKSDTMGGGDDQGKEEFWESLPDDKLEEKILRQQRNLECLGSKLPDKGKKISDQLRLLEEEKRRRTVSRAKMNADECEKPGQSPSSDLVGSSNGFEHQSKSQQAFSQSAFGASFCKKLEENTDSRSLNTFEKSLSVLNRCDYQKMRCNGEFSQSERVKVRRSPRRMNSQHQMKPSFGDQKGRTATLSSLFNTDDNLTSIAKKDAIQVQPSNYSKCRQGQTVVIVDEEEPQLVMTTELEVELPNCKKDARIYYPSRDDPESVEICFGDIDSLAPETFLTSQIMNFYIRYLRQQASPTNRAICDYHIFNTYFYPKLKEAVSYKGSDKDSLFIKFRRWWKGVNIFQKAYILIPINEDYHWSLVIICIPDKEEELRPIILHLDSLGLHSSRLVFKNIKSYMREEWTYLNQEVAPSDLPIADKIWENLPRRIDEKTIAVPQQMNDYDCGLFVLFFMERFIEEAPERLKKKDLAMFGKQWFRPEEASSLRTRIRNLLIEQFQTTTEEQFQTTIEDTGGSQSSPSS